The following are from one region of the Salvia hispanica cultivar TCC Black 2014 chromosome 1, UniMelb_Shisp_WGS_1.0, whole genome shotgun sequence genome:
- the LOC125201766 gene encoding uncharacterized ATP-dependent helicase IRC20-like isoform X1 → MMLSWFRKGKKKEGGGDRPPEDECCPICFNEFHVPCRTNCGHWFCGSCLLGHLRSGVNYHRCKCPVCECSVYKLVPLLPALVQPGREEEASEILGEIEQFNTEDELRRQFGELDELLREQKQNREDSILFRIFMKYGDQIEVVSKALVVLLLFFIVLKQVVDIINDFRLWPNEGTAFRLCQTLRCAIFVLGLIWMVGRHIWG, encoded by the exons ATGATGTTGAGTTGGTTCAGAAAAGGCAAGAAGAAAGAGGGCGGAGGTGATAGGCCGCCGGAAGATGAATGCTGCCCCATTTGCTTCAATGAATTCCACGTTCCATGCCGGACTAACTGCGGCCATTGGTTTTGCg GCAGCTGCCTTCTTGGGCATTTGAGATCCGGGGTGAATTACCACCGTTGCAAGTGCCCTGTGTGTGAATGCTCAGTATATAAACTTGTCCCCCTTTTACCTGCACTGGTTCAGCCaggaagagaagaagaagctaGTGAGATCCTCGGGGAGATCGAGCAATTTAATACTGAAGACGAG CTAAGAAGACAATTTGGTGAGCTCGATGAGCTCCTCAGAGAGCAGAAGCAAAATCGAGAAGACTCGATTTTGTTTCGCATCTTCATG AAATATGGAGATCAGATTGAGGTCGTGTCAAAAGCTCTAGTTGTTCtattattgtttttcatt GTGCTGAAGCAAGTTGTCGACATAATAAATGACTTCCGTTTGTGGCCAAATG AAGGGACTGCATTCCGACTGTGTCAAACGCTGAGATGCGCTATTTTCGTACTTGGTTTGATTTGGATGGTTGGGCGACATATATGGGGATAG
- the LOC125201766 gene encoding E3 ubiquitin-protein ligase RNF170-like isoform X3 — MMLSWFRKGKKKEGGGDRPPEDECCPICFNEFHVPCRTNCGHWFCGSCLLGHLRSGVNYHRCKCPVCECSVYKLVPLLPALVQPGREEEASEILGEIEQFNTEDEKYGDQIEVVSKALVVLLLFFIVLKQVVDIINDFRLWPNEGTAFRLCQTLRCAIFVLGLIWMVGRHIWG, encoded by the exons ATGATGTTGAGTTGGTTCAGAAAAGGCAAGAAGAAAGAGGGCGGAGGTGATAGGCCGCCGGAAGATGAATGCTGCCCCATTTGCTTCAATGAATTCCACGTTCCATGCCGGACTAACTGCGGCCATTGGTTTTGCg GCAGCTGCCTTCTTGGGCATTTGAGATCCGGGGTGAATTACCACCGTTGCAAGTGCCCTGTGTGTGAATGCTCAGTATATAAACTTGTCCCCCTTTTACCTGCACTGGTTCAGCCaggaagagaagaagaagctaGTGAGATCCTCGGGGAGATCGAGCAATTTAATACTGAAGACGAG AAATATGGAGATCAGATTGAGGTCGTGTCAAAAGCTCTAGTTGTTCtattattgtttttcatt GTGCTGAAGCAAGTTGTCGACATAATAAATGACTTCCGTTTGTGGCCAAATG AAGGGACTGCATTCCGACTGTGTCAAACGCTGAGATGCGCTATTTTCGTACTTGGTTTGATTTGGATGGTTGGGCGACATATATGGGGATAG
- the LOC125201766 gene encoding uncharacterized protein LOC125201766 isoform X2 yields the protein MMLSWFRKGKKKEGGGDRPPEDECCPICFNEFHVPCRTNCGHWFCGSCLLGHLRSGVNYHRCKCPVCECSVYKLVPLLPALVQPGREEEASEILGEIEQFNTEDEVWWFRFFMKYGDQIEVVSKALVVLLLFFIVLKQVVDIINDFRLWPNEGTAFRLCQTLRCAIFVLGLIWMVGRHIWG from the exons ATGATGTTGAGTTGGTTCAGAAAAGGCAAGAAGAAAGAGGGCGGAGGTGATAGGCCGCCGGAAGATGAATGCTGCCCCATTTGCTTCAATGAATTCCACGTTCCATGCCGGACTAACTGCGGCCATTGGTTTTGCg GCAGCTGCCTTCTTGGGCATTTGAGATCCGGGGTGAATTACCACCGTTGCAAGTGCCCTGTGTGTGAATGCTCAGTATATAAACTTGTCCCCCTTTTACCTGCACTGGTTCAGCCaggaagagaagaagaagctaGTGAGATCCTCGGGGAGATCGAGCAATTTAATACTGAAGACGAGGTCTGGTGGTTTCGCTTCTTCATG AAATATGGAGATCAGATTGAGGTCGTGTCAAAAGCTCTAGTTGTTCtattattgtttttcatt GTGCTGAAGCAAGTTGTCGACATAATAAATGACTTCCGTTTGTGGCCAAATG AAGGGACTGCATTCCGACTGTGTCAAACGCTGAGATGCGCTATTTTCGTACTTGGTTTGATTTGGATGGTTGGGCGACATATATGGGGATAG